Proteins encoded within one genomic window of Hermetia illucens chromosome 2, iHerIll2.2.curated.20191125, whole genome shotgun sequence:
- the LOC119648094 gene encoding mitochondrial E3 ubiquitin protein ligase 1 yields MEYINEGIALGVDLLILGLCFKEYVNYKKSLASLKNAPQLHLESNLRSVVEKQKDKRIPYAVIRGTVMPIGAPLKSVMSPSVTGVLQVIKLSEHRVARGFAGFWSDQRKLIHVSSNEVPFVITSGKESVEILDGLSASVIDLDLVYDSYEPASLTFFDHIFGFFSGVRQKGFQTTEEILRDGSFITAIGEIELDGNTLRMQSSSVGPMFLTTATKGTLIKKFEEAKSSTLIKMFFCGTISVILISIIARKIYLKKKQERSERKLKESLEKARRERRSRARPRNLNDEQLCVVCVANPKEVIVLPCGHVCLCEDCSEKIQLNCPVCRARIETKAAAFIS; encoded by the exons ATGGAGTACATAAACGAGGGAATCGCCCTGGGCGTAGACCTTTTGATCCTGGGACTATGCTTCAAGGAGTATGTGAATTACAAGAAGTCCTTAGCTTCGCTCAAG AATGCTCCGCAACTCCACCTGGAATCAAATTTGAGGTCGGTGGTCGAAAAGCAAAAGGACAAGAGGATTCCTTATGCCGTAATTCGGGGCACTGTCATGCCGATTGGAGCACCCTTGAAGAGTGTTATGTCACCATCGGTTACGGGGGTCTTGCAGGTCATCAAATTGag TGAACACCGCGTTGCAAGGGGATTTGCCGGTTTTTGGTCGGACCAACGCAAACTCATTCATGTATCGTCGAATGAAGTGCCATTCGTGATCACGAGTGGGAAGGAAAGCGTGGAGATTCTTGACGGTCTTTCAGCGTCAGTCATAGATTTAGACCTGGTATATGACAGCTACGAGCCAGCATCCCTCACATTTTTCGATCATATCTTCGGGTTTTTCTCGGGGGTGCGCCAAAAAGGCTTCCAAACCACGGAGGAGATCCTTCGGGACGGGAGCTTCATCACGGCTATCGGCGAAATAGAATTAGACGGGAATACGTTACGGATGCAGTCCTCGTCTGTGGGTCCGATGTTCTTGACGACAGCAACAAAGGGAACGCTGATCAAAAAGTTTGAGGAGGCCAAGTCGTCTACGCT AATTAAAATGTTCTTCTGCGGCACAATATCTGTGATACTAATATCAATCATAGCACGTAAAATCTATCTGAAGAAGAAGCAAGAGCGGTCGGAGCGAAAACTGAAGGAGTCGTTGGAGAAAGCTCGACGTGAACGGCGGTCTCGAGCGCGCCCCCGAAATCTCAACGACGAACAACTGTGCGTGGTTTGCGTTGCGAACCCTAAAGAG GTCATTGTGTTGCCGTGCGGTCACGTCTGCCTCTGTGAGGATTGCTCAGAGAAAATTCAGTTGAACTGTCCCGTGTGCCGGGCACGCATTGAAACCAAAGCAGCCGCGTTTATATCCTAA
- the LOC119647634 gene encoding adenosine 3'-phospho 5'-phosphosulfate transporter 2: MGDSSKQEVILISDFSKKNDDEREPPQVKILCFDLTYYNQTTQFLLCCAGVFVLYLIYGYLQELIFTLDGFKPYGWFLTLIQFAYYIVFSVVERRIENKNQPRRIPLRTYGLLAFLTLGTMGLSNSSLGYLNYPTQVIFKCCKLVPVLIGSILIQKKRHGPLDFLAAIAMCIGLALFTLADSQVSPNFNTVGVAMISSALLCDAAIGNVQERAMRENKAPNNEVVLYSYGIGFVYLLVIMIATGNLFSGLEFCLKHPVETYGYAFLFSLSGYLGIQFVLTLVRTCGAPLAATVTTARKAVTIAISFVFFTKPFTIQYVWSGLIVVLGIYLNVYSKKHKNLTFADIFNRIKRLLGSRSTDRQYLLDV, encoded by the exons ATGGGGGATTCGTCGAAGCAAGAAGTGATTTTAATTTCcgatttctcaaagaaaaatgacGACGAGCGCGAACCACCACAAGTGAAAATATTGTGCTTCGATTTGACATACTACAACCAAACAACGCAATTCTTGCTGTGCTGTGCCGGGGTATTCGTCCTCTATTTGATCTATGGCTATTTACAGGAGCTAATATTCACACTGGACGGATTCAAGCCTTATGGATGGTTCTTAACTCTAATCCAATTCGCGTACTACATCGTATTTTCAGTAGTAGAACGGCGAatagaaaacaaaaatcaaccccGGCGTATTCCCCTGAGGACCTATGGACTTCTGGCTTTTCTGACCCTCGGCACAATGGGACTGTCGAATTCGAGCCTCGGTTACTTGAACTACCCAACTCAGGTCATTTTCAAATGCTGCAAGCTAGTCCCGGTCCTCATCGGGAGCATTCTTATTCAAAAGAAAAGGCACGGACCCCTGGATTTCTTAGCAGCGATTGCAATGTGTATTGGGCTGGCTCTGTTCACCCTGGCCGATTCGCAAGTTTCGCCGAATTTCAACACAGTGGGAGTAGCTATGATATCCTCAGCGCTGCTTTGTGACGCAGCCATCGGGAATGTGCAGGAGCGAGCTATGCGAGAGAACAAAGCACCTAATAATGAGGTAGTTCTGTATTCCTATGGAATCGGGTTTGTCTATTTATTGGTCATAATGATTGCGACTGGGAACTTATTTTCTGGCCTGGAGTTCTGCTTGAAG CACCCGGTCGAAACCTATGGCTACGCATTCCTTTTCAGCCTTTCCGGCTATTTGGGCATCCAATTCGTCTTAACGCTGGTACGAACGTGCGGCGCACCACTGGCAGCAACGGTAACAACAGCACGGAAAGCAGTCACAATCGCAATCTCATTTGTCTTCTTCACCAAACCGTTTACAATCCA GTACGTTTGGTCGGGACTAATAGTCGTTCTCGGCATCTACTTAAACGTGTACAGCAAGAAGCATAAGAACTTGACCTTTGCAGATATTTTCAATAGAATCAAACGCTTGCTGGGAAGCAGATCTACGGACAGACAATACCTTTTAGATGTTTAA
- the LOC119647633 gene encoding calcium homeostasis endoplasmic reticulum protein isoform X1: MDLPNPPRDTSLRNIIDKLAEFVARNGPEFEAITKAKQEGNPKFEFLYGGEYYNYYQYRVASEQAFLKQQASISQAQQQQQPQSQPLHNPTGVQQLMSASANPGSSQMGGYHQQNMAMNSQQQQQQPPQQQLWHGGSNNTPTTNSIQSQIDAITMQQSALREQIRQSEHNLSAQHGVLLQQQQKQIDEAINKAQNDVIHKQAEDYNVYLAEFDEILQPIIDACTKDSISTGKNWILQHTSDTAKCNVVLQYLLKKALVSGASFTQKLHLIYLVNDVLHHCVRKNANDLKACLENVVIPMFCSAEMIANDDQKAKLCKLLSLWESKAKFFDACVISKLRSPESSMQEYKTNLMNIHNNVISTYTQATKAALESYQQQHQIFIQHAAQQISVLEQQKQTLEQQAIAQVQESYSMPNANLIPPLIDPQQLKSPNLNPSGLLGNIQPSSNQLNSSMQMSNSNQSAPPAPPPLMSQKIPVPPELQASYGSPGSGGSMNSQSNNSQMSYNNITNGSNNSTTQYPSQLPASHPYAQLFANTASNNSNSRFGSPPPAPSFQIPDLSKPPPGFSQGQGQQQQQQQPATVSEEDTKPTVPYYELPAGLMVPLIRLEDYKYKPLDPNEVRLPPPAPQSERLSSAIVAFYSLPSHDRPRDVDGWEKLGLYEYYKVKNAARKQKEEEIQKGQREKSRSPSPIQIELVKPKKTNKRCYRSKSRSRSRSKSRSVSPPARVRSPLSERSRNSGRYSNSRRSPKRSPARDRERERDRDRGDRSDRERDRPRDRDRSDRDRDRSVSPPSFFGGNYPKSNEFIEETNKGHQMLMKMGWAGSGTGLGSKGQGIDSPISGGEVRDRKDMYKGVGINLNDPYENFRKNKGAAFIHRMRSRAEEKS, translated from the exons ATGGATCTGCCTAATCCGCCGCGAG ATACTAGTCTCCGTAACATAATCGACAAATTAGCGGAGTTTGTGGCCCGCAATGGTCCCGAATTCGAAGCCATCACAAAGGCAAAACAAGAAGGAAACCCCAAGTTCGAATTCTTGTACGGAGGCGAATATTACAATTACTATCAGTACCGAGTGGCGTCCGAGCAAGCCT TTTTGAAACAACAAGCCTCAATCTCACAggctcaacaacaacaacaacctcaATCTCAACCGCTTCATAATCCAACTGGAGTCCAGCAACTTATGAGTGCCAGTGCTAACCCCGGATCATCTCAAATGGGTGGCTATCATCAACAAAATATGGCGATGAACTcacagcaacagcagcagcaacccCCACAGCAACAATTATGGCACGGTGGCTCAAACAACACTCCAACGACCAACAGCATTCAATCTCAGATTGATGCCATTACTATGCAGCAGAGCGCTCTTCGTGAGCAGATCCGGCAATCTGAACACAACTTATCCGCACAACACGGg GTATTGCtccagcaacaacaaaaacaaatcgaTGAAGCTATAAATAAAGCTCAAAACGATGTAATACACAAACAAGCCGAAGATTATAATGTGTATTTGGCggaatttgatgaaatcctTCAACCAATTATCGATGCATGCACTAAGGATAGTATATCAACAG GAAAAAACTGGATTTTACAGCATACATCAGACACAGCAAAATGCAATGTCGTATTACAATATCTCTTAAAGAA ggCTTTGGTTAGTGGAGCTTCGTTTACACAAAAATTGCATCTTATCTACTTAGTTAATGATGTTCTCCATCACTG TGTGCGGAAGAATGCAAACGATTTGAAAGCGTGCTTAGAGAATGTCGTGATTCCGATGTTTTGTAGCGCAGAAATGA TTGCAAATGATGATCAGAAAGCGAAATTGTGCAAATTACTTTCGCTTTGGGAGTCAAAGGCGAAATTCTTTGACGCATGTGTGATATCAAAGCTCAGGTCGCCCGAGTCGTCGATGCAAGAGTACAAGACCAATTTAATGAATATTCATAATAACGTAATATCGACGTATACGCAGGCAACGAAGGCCGCATTAGAAAG TTATCAACAACAGCATCAGATTTTCATACAACATGCGGCGCAACAAATAAGCGTGCTTGAACAGCAAAAGCAAACGCTAGAACAGCAGGCGATAGCGCAAGTGCAAGAATCGTACAGTATGCCCAATGCGAACTTGATTCCACCCTTAATTGATCCTCAGCAACTGAAAAGTCCAAATCTGAACCCCAGCGGTTTGCTTGGCAATATCCAACCCTCATCGAATCAGCTGAATAGCAGTATGCAGATGTCTAACAGTAACCAATCGGCGCCGCCCGCACCGCCGCCACTTATGTCTCAGAAAATTCCGGTACCTCCCGAGCTGCAGGCATCCTACGGCTCCCCGGGTAGCGGCGGCTCAATGAATAGTCAATCGAACAACAGTCAAATGTCGTACAATAACATAACGAACGGATCGAATAACAGTACCACACAGTATCCCTCGCAATTGCCAGCTTCGCATCCGTACGCACAACTGTTTGCGAATACAGCTTCAAACAATTCCAATTCTCGCTTTGGATCGCCTCCGCCAGCTCCAAGTTTCCAAATTCCAGACTTGTCCAAGCCACCGCCAGGATTCAGTCAGGGTCAGggccagcagcagcaacaacagcaaccaGCCACCGTTTCAGAGGAGGACACGAAGCCCACAGTTCCTTATTATGAACTGCCTGCTGGTCTTATGGTGCCACTGATTCGTCTCGAAGATTACAAGTATAAACCGCTGGATCCTAATGAAGTTCGATTACCTCCTCCTGCACCACAAagtgaaaggctttcaagtgcGATTGTTGCATTTTATTCGCTGCCAAGTCACGATCGTCCGCGCGATGT CGATGGTTGGGAAAAACTGGGTCTCTACGAATATTACAAAGTAAAGAATGCGGCGCGCaagcaaaaagaagaagaaatacaaaaagGACAAAGAGAAAAGTCCCGTTCGCCTTCACCTATTCAGATTGAACTCGTAAAGCCGAAGAAAACGAACAAGCGATGTTACCGTTCGAAGAGTCGCAGTCGAAGTCGTAGCAAATCAAGATCAGTTTCACCTCCTGCTCGCGTTCGATCACCTCTCTCGGAACGATCACGAAATTCAGGTCGTTATTCAAACAGTCGCCGGTCGCCCAAACGAAGTCCAGCGCGAGATCGTGAGCGGGAACGTGACCGAGATCGCGGCGATCGCAGTGATCGAGAACGCGATCGCCCACGTGATCGTGATCGTTCAGACAGAGACCGTGATAGGTCAGTTTCGCCGCCAAGCTTCTT TGGAGGAAACTACCCCAAATCAAACGAGTTTATTGAAGAGACCAACAAGGGCCATCAAATGCTCATGAAGATGGGATGGGCCGGATCCGGCACCGGTCTTGGATCAAAGGGACAAGGCATAGACTCCCCGATTTCCGGTGGCGAAGTACGGGACCGAAAAGATATGTATAAA GGTGTTGGCATAAACCTCAATGACCCCTACGAAAACTTCCGCAAGAACAAAGGTGCTGCATTTATTCACCGCATGCGGTCGCGTGCCGAGGAGAAGAGTTAA
- the LOC119647633 gene encoding calcium homeostasis endoplasmic reticulum protein isoform X3 encodes MDLPNPPRVLKQQASISQAQQQQQPQSQPLHNPTGVQQLMSASANPGSSQMGGYHQQNMAMNSQQQQQQPPQQQLWHGGSNNTPTTNSIQSQIDAITMQQSALREQIRQSEHNLSAQHGVLLQQQQKQIDEAINKAQNDVIHKQAEDYNVYLAEFDEILQPIIDACTKDSISTGKNWILQHTSDTAKCNVVLQYLLKKALVSGASFTQKLHLIYLVNDVLHHCVRKNANDLKACLENVVIPMFCSAEMIANDDQKAKLCKLLSLWESKAKFFDACVISKLRSPESSMQEYKTNLMNIHNNVISTYTQATKAALESYQQQHQIFIQHAAQQISVLEQQKQTLEQQAIAQVQESYSMPNANLIPPLIDPQQLKSPNLNPSGLLGNIQPSSNQLNSSMQMSNSNQSAPPAPPPLMSQKIPVPPELQASYGSPGSGGSMNSQSNNSQMSYNNITNGSNNSTTQYPSQLPASHPYAQLFANTASNNSNSRFGSPPPAPSFQIPDLSKPPPGFSQGQGQQQQQQQPATVSEEDTKPTVPYYELPAGLMVPLIRLEDYKYKPLDPNEVRLPPPAPQSERLSSAIVAFYSLPSHDRPRDVDGWEKLGLYEYYKVKNAARKQKEEEIQKGQREKSRSPSPIQIELVKPKKTNKRCYRSKSRSRSRSKSRSVSPPARVRSPLSERSRNSGRYSNSRRSPKRSPARDRERERDRDRGDRSDRERDRPRDRDRSDRDRDRSVSPPSFFGGNYPKSNEFIEETNKGHQMLMKMGWAGSGTGLGSKGQGIDSPISGGEVRDRKDMYKGVGINLNDPYENFRKNKGAAFIHRMRSRAEEKS; translated from the exons ATGGATCTGCCTAATCCGCCGCGAG TTTTGAAACAACAAGCCTCAATCTCACAggctcaacaacaacaacaacctcaATCTCAACCGCTTCATAATCCAACTGGAGTCCAGCAACTTATGAGTGCCAGTGCTAACCCCGGATCATCTCAAATGGGTGGCTATCATCAACAAAATATGGCGATGAACTcacagcaacagcagcagcaacccCCACAGCAACAATTATGGCACGGTGGCTCAAACAACACTCCAACGACCAACAGCATTCAATCTCAGATTGATGCCATTACTATGCAGCAGAGCGCTCTTCGTGAGCAGATCCGGCAATCTGAACACAACTTATCCGCACAACACGGg GTATTGCtccagcaacaacaaaaacaaatcgaTGAAGCTATAAATAAAGCTCAAAACGATGTAATACACAAACAAGCCGAAGATTATAATGTGTATTTGGCggaatttgatgaaatcctTCAACCAATTATCGATGCATGCACTAAGGATAGTATATCAACAG GAAAAAACTGGATTTTACAGCATACATCAGACACAGCAAAATGCAATGTCGTATTACAATATCTCTTAAAGAA ggCTTTGGTTAGTGGAGCTTCGTTTACACAAAAATTGCATCTTATCTACTTAGTTAATGATGTTCTCCATCACTG TGTGCGGAAGAATGCAAACGATTTGAAAGCGTGCTTAGAGAATGTCGTGATTCCGATGTTTTGTAGCGCAGAAATGA TTGCAAATGATGATCAGAAAGCGAAATTGTGCAAATTACTTTCGCTTTGGGAGTCAAAGGCGAAATTCTTTGACGCATGTGTGATATCAAAGCTCAGGTCGCCCGAGTCGTCGATGCAAGAGTACAAGACCAATTTAATGAATATTCATAATAACGTAATATCGACGTATACGCAGGCAACGAAGGCCGCATTAGAAAG TTATCAACAACAGCATCAGATTTTCATACAACATGCGGCGCAACAAATAAGCGTGCTTGAACAGCAAAAGCAAACGCTAGAACAGCAGGCGATAGCGCAAGTGCAAGAATCGTACAGTATGCCCAATGCGAACTTGATTCCACCCTTAATTGATCCTCAGCAACTGAAAAGTCCAAATCTGAACCCCAGCGGTTTGCTTGGCAATATCCAACCCTCATCGAATCAGCTGAATAGCAGTATGCAGATGTCTAACAGTAACCAATCGGCGCCGCCCGCACCGCCGCCACTTATGTCTCAGAAAATTCCGGTACCTCCCGAGCTGCAGGCATCCTACGGCTCCCCGGGTAGCGGCGGCTCAATGAATAGTCAATCGAACAACAGTCAAATGTCGTACAATAACATAACGAACGGATCGAATAACAGTACCACACAGTATCCCTCGCAATTGCCAGCTTCGCATCCGTACGCACAACTGTTTGCGAATACAGCTTCAAACAATTCCAATTCTCGCTTTGGATCGCCTCCGCCAGCTCCAAGTTTCCAAATTCCAGACTTGTCCAAGCCACCGCCAGGATTCAGTCAGGGTCAGggccagcagcagcaacaacagcaaccaGCCACCGTTTCAGAGGAGGACACGAAGCCCACAGTTCCTTATTATGAACTGCCTGCTGGTCTTATGGTGCCACTGATTCGTCTCGAAGATTACAAGTATAAACCGCTGGATCCTAATGAAGTTCGATTACCTCCTCCTGCACCACAAagtgaaaggctttcaagtgcGATTGTTGCATTTTATTCGCTGCCAAGTCACGATCGTCCGCGCGATGT CGATGGTTGGGAAAAACTGGGTCTCTACGAATATTACAAAGTAAAGAATGCGGCGCGCaagcaaaaagaagaagaaatacaaaaagGACAAAGAGAAAAGTCCCGTTCGCCTTCACCTATTCAGATTGAACTCGTAAAGCCGAAGAAAACGAACAAGCGATGTTACCGTTCGAAGAGTCGCAGTCGAAGTCGTAGCAAATCAAGATCAGTTTCACCTCCTGCTCGCGTTCGATCACCTCTCTCGGAACGATCACGAAATTCAGGTCGTTATTCAAACAGTCGCCGGTCGCCCAAACGAAGTCCAGCGCGAGATCGTGAGCGGGAACGTGACCGAGATCGCGGCGATCGCAGTGATCGAGAACGCGATCGCCCACGTGATCGTGATCGTTCAGACAGAGACCGTGATAGGTCAGTTTCGCCGCCAAGCTTCTT TGGAGGAAACTACCCCAAATCAAACGAGTTTATTGAAGAGACCAACAAGGGCCATCAAATGCTCATGAAGATGGGATGGGCCGGATCCGGCACCGGTCTTGGATCAAAGGGACAAGGCATAGACTCCCCGATTTCCGGTGGCGAAGTACGGGACCGAAAAGATATGTATAAA GGTGTTGGCATAAACCTCAATGACCCCTACGAAAACTTCCGCAAGAACAAAGGTGCTGCATTTATTCACCGCATGCGGTCGCGTGCCGAGGAGAAGAGTTAA
- the LOC119647633 gene encoding calcium homeostasis endoplasmic reticulum protein isoform X2 → MVPNSKPSQRQNKKETPSSNSCTEANITITISTEWRPSKPAQQQQQPQSQPLHNPTGVQQLMSASANPGSSQMGGYHQQNMAMNSQQQQQQPPQQQLWHGGSNNTPTTNSIQSQIDAITMQQSALREQIRQSEHNLSAQHGVLLQQQQKQIDEAINKAQNDVIHKQAEDYNVYLAEFDEILQPIIDACTKDSISTGKNWILQHTSDTAKCNVVLQYLLKKALVSGASFTQKLHLIYLVNDVLHHCVRKNANDLKACLENVVIPMFCSAEMIANDDQKAKLCKLLSLWESKAKFFDACVISKLRSPESSMQEYKTNLMNIHNNVISTYTQATKAALESYQQQHQIFIQHAAQQISVLEQQKQTLEQQAIAQVQESYSMPNANLIPPLIDPQQLKSPNLNPSGLLGNIQPSSNQLNSSMQMSNSNQSAPPAPPPLMSQKIPVPPELQASYGSPGSGGSMNSQSNNSQMSYNNITNGSNNSTTQYPSQLPASHPYAQLFANTASNNSNSRFGSPPPAPSFQIPDLSKPPPGFSQGQGQQQQQQQPATVSEEDTKPTVPYYELPAGLMVPLIRLEDYKYKPLDPNEVRLPPPAPQSERLSSAIVAFYSLPSHDRPRDVDGWEKLGLYEYYKVKNAARKQKEEEIQKGQREKSRSPSPIQIELVKPKKTNKRCYRSKSRSRSRSKSRSVSPPARVRSPLSERSRNSGRYSNSRRSPKRSPARDRERERDRDRGDRSDRERDRPRDRDRSDRDRDRSVSPPSFFGGNYPKSNEFIEETNKGHQMLMKMGWAGSGTGLGSKGQGIDSPISGGEVRDRKDMYKGVGINLNDPYENFRKNKGAAFIHRMRSRAEEKS, encoded by the exons ATGGTCCCGAATTCGAAGCCATCACAAAGGCAAAACAAGAAGGAAACCCCAAGTTCGAATTCTTGTACGGAGGCGAATATTACAATTACTATCAGTACCGAGTGGCGTCCGAGCAAGCCT gctcaacaacaacaacaacctcaATCTCAACCGCTTCATAATCCAACTGGAGTCCAGCAACTTATGAGTGCCAGTGCTAACCCCGGATCATCTCAAATGGGTGGCTATCATCAACAAAATATGGCGATGAACTcacagcaacagcagcagcaacccCCACAGCAACAATTATGGCACGGTGGCTCAAACAACACTCCAACGACCAACAGCATTCAATCTCAGATTGATGCCATTACTATGCAGCAGAGCGCTCTTCGTGAGCAGATCCGGCAATCTGAACACAACTTATCCGCACAACACGGg GTATTGCtccagcaacaacaaaaacaaatcgaTGAAGCTATAAATAAAGCTCAAAACGATGTAATACACAAACAAGCCGAAGATTATAATGTGTATTTGGCggaatttgatgaaatcctTCAACCAATTATCGATGCATGCACTAAGGATAGTATATCAACAG GAAAAAACTGGATTTTACAGCATACATCAGACACAGCAAAATGCAATGTCGTATTACAATATCTCTTAAAGAA ggCTTTGGTTAGTGGAGCTTCGTTTACACAAAAATTGCATCTTATCTACTTAGTTAATGATGTTCTCCATCACTG TGTGCGGAAGAATGCAAACGATTTGAAAGCGTGCTTAGAGAATGTCGTGATTCCGATGTTTTGTAGCGCAGAAATGA TTGCAAATGATGATCAGAAAGCGAAATTGTGCAAATTACTTTCGCTTTGGGAGTCAAAGGCGAAATTCTTTGACGCATGTGTGATATCAAAGCTCAGGTCGCCCGAGTCGTCGATGCAAGAGTACAAGACCAATTTAATGAATATTCATAATAACGTAATATCGACGTATACGCAGGCAACGAAGGCCGCATTAGAAAG TTATCAACAACAGCATCAGATTTTCATACAACATGCGGCGCAACAAATAAGCGTGCTTGAACAGCAAAAGCAAACGCTAGAACAGCAGGCGATAGCGCAAGTGCAAGAATCGTACAGTATGCCCAATGCGAACTTGATTCCACCCTTAATTGATCCTCAGCAACTGAAAAGTCCAAATCTGAACCCCAGCGGTTTGCTTGGCAATATCCAACCCTCATCGAATCAGCTGAATAGCAGTATGCAGATGTCTAACAGTAACCAATCGGCGCCGCCCGCACCGCCGCCACTTATGTCTCAGAAAATTCCGGTACCTCCCGAGCTGCAGGCATCCTACGGCTCCCCGGGTAGCGGCGGCTCAATGAATAGTCAATCGAACAACAGTCAAATGTCGTACAATAACATAACGAACGGATCGAATAACAGTACCACACAGTATCCCTCGCAATTGCCAGCTTCGCATCCGTACGCACAACTGTTTGCGAATACAGCTTCAAACAATTCCAATTCTCGCTTTGGATCGCCTCCGCCAGCTCCAAGTTTCCAAATTCCAGACTTGTCCAAGCCACCGCCAGGATTCAGTCAGGGTCAGggccagcagcagcaacaacagcaaccaGCCACCGTTTCAGAGGAGGACACGAAGCCCACAGTTCCTTATTATGAACTGCCTGCTGGTCTTATGGTGCCACTGATTCGTCTCGAAGATTACAAGTATAAACCGCTGGATCCTAATGAAGTTCGATTACCTCCTCCTGCACCACAAagtgaaaggctttcaagtgcGATTGTTGCATTTTATTCGCTGCCAAGTCACGATCGTCCGCGCGATGT CGATGGTTGGGAAAAACTGGGTCTCTACGAATATTACAAAGTAAAGAATGCGGCGCGCaagcaaaaagaagaagaaatacaaaaagGACAAAGAGAAAAGTCCCGTTCGCCTTCACCTATTCAGATTGAACTCGTAAAGCCGAAGAAAACGAACAAGCGATGTTACCGTTCGAAGAGTCGCAGTCGAAGTCGTAGCAAATCAAGATCAGTTTCACCTCCTGCTCGCGTTCGATCACCTCTCTCGGAACGATCACGAAATTCAGGTCGTTATTCAAACAGTCGCCGGTCGCCCAAACGAAGTCCAGCGCGAGATCGTGAGCGGGAACGTGACCGAGATCGCGGCGATCGCAGTGATCGAGAACGCGATCGCCCACGTGATCGTGATCGTTCAGACAGAGACCGTGATAGGTCAGTTTCGCCGCCAAGCTTCTT TGGAGGAAACTACCCCAAATCAAACGAGTTTATTGAAGAGACCAACAAGGGCCATCAAATGCTCATGAAGATGGGATGGGCCGGATCCGGCACCGGTCTTGGATCAAAGGGACAAGGCATAGACTCCCCGATTTCCGGTGGCGAAGTACGGGACCGAAAAGATATGTATAAA GGTGTTGGCATAAACCTCAATGACCCCTACGAAAACTTCCGCAAGAACAAAGGTGCTGCATTTATTCACCGCATGCGGTCGCGTGCCGAGGAGAAGAGTTAA